In the genome of Streptomyces lydicus, the window CGCCCATGCCGCAGCTCACCGCGCTGGGGGCGTTCCACACCCTGGTCCTGCCCCTCCCCCCGGACTCCCCCGCGGTCGTCGAGAAGACCGTGGCGCTGTTCACCTCACGCGACCCGGCGATCGAGAGCCCGCGGCACGCGGCCGTGGACTGTGTGGCCCTGGCCCCGCACTTCCGGCAGTTGCGGGCGTCGCACCGCCGCGCCTGGGAGAACCTGTGGCAGCAGGCCAAGCTGGAGGTCCCGGGAGAGGCGGGCGGGATCCTGCGACTGCACCTCTTCCACCTCCTGCAGACCCTCTCGCCGCACACCGCCGAGCTGGATGCCGGGGTGCCGGCGAGGGGGCTGCACGGCGAGGCGTACCGCGGACATGTCTTCTGGGACGAGCTGTTCGTGCTGCCGTTCTTGAATCTGCACCTGCCGCAGGTCTCCCGCGCGCTGCTCGACTACCGCTACCGGCGGCTGCCCGCCGCCTGCCATGCCGCGCGGGAAGCGGGCCGCACCGGCGCGATGTACCCGTGGCAGAGCGCAGGCGACGGCCGTGAGGAGACCCAGCAGCTCCACCTCAACCCGCGCTCGGGGCGCTGGCTGCCCGACCACTCCCGGCTCCAGCACCACGTCGGGTCGGCGATCGCCTACAACGTGTGGCAGTACGGACAGGCCAGCGGCGACACGGAGTTCCTGCACACCAGGGGCGCGGAGATGCTGTTGCAGATCGCCCGCTTCTGGGCCGCCTGTGCCGTCTGGGACGCCGCCCTGGGCCGGTACCGCATCCGCGGTGTCGTCGGTCCGGACGAATACCACGACGGCTATCCGGACGCCGCCGCACCGGGGGTGGACGACAACGCCTACACCAATGTCACGGCGGCCTGGGTGCTGATGCGGGCCCTCGACCTCTGCCGCACGCTGCCCGAGGCCCATCAGCGGCAGCTCTACGAACGTCTCCAGCTCTGCCCGGAGGAGCCCGAGCGCTGGGAGGACATCTCCCACCGGCTCCATGTGCCCTACCACCGCGGGGTGATCAGCCAGTTCGCCGGATACGGGGACCTCGCCGAGCTGGACTGGCACGGATACCGGCAGCGCTACGGTGACATCCGGCGGCTGGACCGGATCCTGGAGGCGGAGGGCGACACGGTCAACCGCTACCAGGCCTCCAAACAGGCCGATGTGCTGATGCTGGGCTATCTCTTCGCACCGTCGGAGCTCGCTTCGGTGTTCCGCCGGCTCGGCCATCCGCTGGACGACGACATCTGGCACGCCACCGTCGACTACTACCTGCACCGCACCAGCCACGGCTCCACCCTCAGCGCCCTGGTCCACGCCTGGGTCCTGGCCCGCGTCCAGCGTCCCGACGCCTGGACGTTCTGCGAGGAGGCGCTGGCCGGGGATGTGGCGGACGTCCAGGGCGGCACCACCGCGGAGGGCATCCACCTGGGGGCGATGGCCGGCACCCTGGATTTCGTCCAGCGCGGGATGACCGGCCTGGAGACCCGCGACCAGGCGCTGTGGCTCGATCCGGCGCCGCTGCCGGAGCTCTCGAAGTTCGGGGTCCGCATCCGCTTCCGGCGCCACTGGGACATCGATCTGCGCATCCGGGCCGAGCAGGTGCGGATCGCGGTTCCGGCCTCCGAGAACGCCGCGGTGCGGGTCAGACTGCGCGACCGCTCGTTCTCGCTGGCGCCCGGTACGTCCCGCCGGCTCGATCTGCCCGGCGACTGACCGAGGCCGAAGGGCTGAGGCCGAAGGGCCTGCCGGACACGGCCCGTCCGCCGGTCACGGCTCACCGGCCGGTCACGGCTCACCGGCCGGACGCGGCCCGCCCCCGCCGGACACGGCCCGCCGGTCGCACGACGGGCCGTGCCACCGCCGGGGACGGCGGCGTTCTCACCGCCGCAGCGGGCCCTCGCAGCGGAAGTCCGCGGTGCCGGCCCGGCCCGTGGACCAGATATCGGTGGGGCCGAAGGAGCAGTTCATGTCGGTGAAGTTGTTCGCGGCGGGCTTGGTGCGGTCCAGGATGAAGTAGTCGACGGTTTCGGCCATGTCCTTGAAGACCTGGCCGGGGTCACCGGAGTTGGCGAGGTTGGCGGTGATCCGGCCGGTGCAGGTGAACCGGCCGATGCCCGGGTCGCCGTCGTCCTTGCAGACGGGCGTGTTGGCGGTGGCGGCGGCGAAGGCGCTCTGCACCTCGGCGGGGGTGGCGAACTTCAGGGATCCGTTGGGGGTGAACGTCGTGTCCGGTACGAAGAGGTCGTCGACGATGGCGATCTGCGCGTCGAGGAAGGCGTCGTACTGCTGCTGCAGCCCCGCGTCGGATCCCATGCGGTTGCGCCAGGAGTCGAAGGCGGCCGGGTCGTTGGCCCGCAGGTACCGGTACATCTCCTGGAGCATCGCGGGGTGGTCGCGCCACAGGAACTCGAAGAACGTCCCGGCGTAGGAGTAGAAGCGGAAGCCGTCGCGGTCGTACGTCGCGTGCAGGAACTCGTTGATGCTCATACGGGCCTTGCCGTCCGCGGTGTCCGCGATGATGTCGCGGACGAGTGACCGGCGCACGGCGATGCCGTTGTCACGGGTCGAGCCGTCGAAGAACTCGGCGCTGCCCTCGTCCATGGCGGTGGTGCGGTCGCCCTCGTACCAGGGGCCCTCGCCGAAGAAGCCGGGGACGGCGAAGCGGCCGTTGAGGTAGTGCACGTACTCGTGCCGGAAGAGCTCTTCGAGGGTGAGGCTGGAGTCCTGGGGGACGCGCCGCTGGTAGGTGTAGAAGGTCGCGCCCTGCTCGATGTAGACGCCGCCGTTGTTGGTGCCCATCCCGGTGAGCATCGGGTGGTAGACCTCGTAATCGGCGCGGGAGGCGTACAGGACGATGGTGAGCGTGGTGTTGGGATCGCCCGCCAGCGGTTCCGTGGTGCCGAGCACCCGGTGGAACTGGGCCCTGACCTGCTTGGACGCGTAGTAGAGCTGGTCGACGACGGCGCGGTCGAGGGCGGTGCGGACCGTGATGGCGCCGTTGTCGTAGGAGTAGGTGCGCGGGAAGATCCGCTTTTCGATGTCGTCCTTGCACACCGCGTACGGCTTGCAGGCATCGAAGAAGATCAGCCAGCCGGCGACCTTGGCCCAGGGTTCGCTGCCGTCGCCGAAGTTGCTCACGAGGGTGGGGAGGAGGGCGCCGAGGTCGGTGACGATGGCCGGTTTGAGGGAGTCGATCTGGCCGAAGCGGCCGTACTCCCCGAGCGCGTCGCGTACCGCCCAGGCGTTGGGTGTCCCCTTGAGGTGGGTGTATCCGGCGAACGCCTTGAAGGCGGCACGGTAGGTGGGGTCGGCGGCGGCCGCGTACTGGAAGGCGGTGTCCTTGTTG includes:
- a CDS encoding glycoside hydrolase family 65 protein — translated: MTHPWAWSYEGYDPEAERLRETLCALGNGYFATRGAASEVPAGPAHYPGTYAAGCYNRLTSLVAGRPVENEDMVNLPNWLPLRYRICPADAAPGPWLSPDHPQLAEHRQTLDLRHGTLTRWSVYEDEAGRRLTVEQCRLVHMGEPHLAALRTCFRAHGWAGTVEVESGIDGAVRNAGVARYRELADQHLTGWETGSERPDTVWLSCRTLDSDIRIALAARTRASSGRGGPPMPQLTALGAFHTLVLPLPPDSPAVVEKTVALFTSRDPAIESPRHAAVDCVALAPHFRQLRASHRRAWENLWQQAKLEVPGEAGGILRLHLFHLLQTLSPHTAELDAGVPARGLHGEAYRGHVFWDELFVLPFLNLHLPQVSRALLDYRYRRLPAACHAAREAGRTGAMYPWQSAGDGREETQQLHLNPRSGRWLPDHSRLQHHVGSAIAYNVWQYGQASGDTEFLHTRGAEMLLQIARFWAACAVWDAALGRYRIRGVVGPDEYHDGYPDAAAPGVDDNAYTNVTAAWVLMRALDLCRTLPEAHQRQLYERLQLCPEEPERWEDISHRLHVPYHRGVISQFAGYGDLAELDWHGYRQRYGDIRRLDRILEAEGDTVNRYQASKQADVLMLGYLFAPSELASVFRRLGHPLDDDIWHATVDYYLHRTSHGSTLSALVHAWVLARVQRPDAWTFCEEALAGDVADVQGGTTAEGIHLGAMAGTLDFVQRGMTGLETRDQALWLDPAPLPELSKFGVRIRFRRHWDIDLRIRAEQVRIAVPASENAAVRVRLRDRSFSLAPGTSRRLDLPGD
- a CDS encoding collagenase; protein product: MPPSRLPRSVLLAATLATTLATTLALPAVQAAQAAPHPSATSSQQARAAQPGHRPAASTANPFDHAQRLARAPKSDASPAPAPRALVERGRIPGPQTKPAGPPQGPRPEVAPCTLDGITGLNPEQFADFLADPAVTADDCLRTLVWTWDPRLIPVMSDAHVQAVARRITGLAAAHDGKNTSHLYEMFTYLHAVAYQDFAHDEIDTTDAPTVDAVRRAVEAFGTAARTFDVTRANADTLREALYAASAPGLRQHQLDLIQRVLATMDAAHPATHKDPAWGNAALAALSVNYLGVYPGNKDTAFQYAAAADPTYRAAFKAFAGYTHLKGTPNAWAVRDALGEYGRFGQIDSLKPAIVTDLGALLPTLVSNFGDGSEPWAKVAGWLIFFDACKPYAVCKDDIEKRIFPRTYSYDNGAITVRTALDRAVVDQLYYASKQVRAQFHRVLGTTEPLAGDPNTTLTIVLYASRADYEVYHPMLTGMGTNNGGVYIEQGATFYTYQRRVPQDSSLTLEELFRHEYVHYLNGRFAVPGFFGEGPWYEGDRTTAMDEGSAEFFDGSTRDNGIAVRRSLVRDIIADTADGKARMSINEFLHATYDRDGFRFYSYAGTFFEFLWRDHPAMLQEMYRYLRANDPAAFDSWRNRMGSDAGLQQQYDAFLDAQIAIVDDLFVPDTTFTPNGSLKFATPAEVQSAFAAATANTPVCKDDGDPGIGRFTCTGRITANLANSGDPGQVFKDMAETVDYFILDRTKPAANNFTDMNCSFGPTDIWSTGRAGTADFRCEGPLRR